A genomic region of Nitrospira sp. contains the following coding sequences:
- a CDS encoding SAM-dependent DNA methyltransferase encodes MRTPPVQSDSVAAQTLATPSNFFSSGLRQKVDQLMNILWAGGVNNPMDSIEQISYLLFLRLLTEKDNVLASLDKKYVCIFSGKWAKYAWGNFVTLTGDQMFNAVRDAIEKLHELPGLTDTGKLLFSRATLKIYDRPTLRAVVQAIHGMDLSAHDGHDLKGDMYEYLLSKLSASGTNGQFRTPRHIIDLIVALVNPQPKHRICDPACGTAGFLISAFTHILRQNTKPADLKRGLADGGQLKPVQWKFLEEQAFTGFDNDANMVKIAILNLYLHQLEKARVSMLNPLTTGFGGAYPGQQFDIILANPPFAGKVQDESILADLNYKLNTRATELLFLKWFIDHLAPTGRAGVIVPNGVLFGSTNAATSLRALLLTECDLQAVISLPSGVFKPYSGVGTAALIFARPFAPVAGERAGVRGEVSGTATKSVWFYDLTADGYSLDDKRTPIDANDIPDALRKWPTRDEGPNSYRVPIEKIRENDWSLAAGRYKPVTAEPVHHDTPQRIVAEVLAIEARITEKLTRLQGMVK; translated from the coding sequence ATGCGCACGCCTCCCGTACAGTCCGATTCCGTTGCTGCACAGACCCTCGCCACGCCGTCGAATTTCTTTTCCTCCGGCCTCCGGCAGAAGGTCGATCAGCTCATGAACATCCTCTGGGCCGGGGGCGTGAACAATCCGATGGATTCCATCGAGCAGATTTCTTATCTGCTGTTCCTGCGATTGCTGACGGAGAAAGACAATGTTCTCGCCAGTCTCGACAAGAAATATGTGTGCATCTTCTCCGGCAAGTGGGCCAAATACGCCTGGGGCAACTTCGTCACGCTGACCGGCGATCAGATGTTCAACGCCGTCCGCGACGCCATCGAAAAGCTACACGAGCTGCCCGGCCTGACCGACACCGGCAAGCTGCTGTTTAGCCGCGCCACCCTCAAGATCTATGACCGCCCGACGTTGCGCGCTGTCGTCCAAGCCATCCATGGGATGGACCTGTCTGCTCATGACGGCCATGACCTCAAGGGCGACATGTACGAATATCTGCTAAGCAAGCTGTCGGCCTCTGGCACCAACGGCCAGTTTCGCACGCCACGACACATCATCGACCTGATCGTGGCACTTGTGAACCCGCAGCCGAAACACCGGATTTGCGACCCTGCCTGCGGCACAGCGGGCTTCCTCATTTCAGCGTTTACCCACATTCTTCGGCAAAACACCAAGCCGGCTGATCTCAAACGAGGCCTTGCGGACGGCGGTCAGCTCAAGCCCGTGCAGTGGAAGTTCCTCGAAGAGCAGGCTTTCACCGGCTTCGACAACGACGCCAACATGGTGAAGATCGCGATCTTGAATCTGTACTTGCACCAGTTGGAAAAAGCACGCGTCTCCATGCTGAACCCGCTCACCACCGGCTTCGGCGGCGCCTATCCAGGTCAGCAGTTCGACATCATCCTCGCCAACCCGCCGTTTGCCGGAAAGGTGCAGGACGAGAGTATTCTGGCCGATCTCAACTACAAGCTGAACACCCGCGCGACGGAACTGCTCTTTCTCAAATGGTTCATCGACCACCTTGCGCCTACTGGACGAGCAGGTGTCATCGTGCCCAACGGCGTACTCTTTGGCTCGACCAACGCCGCAACCAGCCTGCGCGCGCTGCTCCTGACCGAGTGTGACCTGCAAGCCGTCATCAGTTTGCCGAGTGGTGTGTTCAAACCCTATTCCGGCGTCGGCACCGCCGCGCTTATCTTTGCGCGCCCCTTCGCCCCCGTTGCGGGGGAGAGGGCTGGGGTGAGGGGCGAAGTGAGCGGGACAGCGACGAAGTCCGTCTGGTTCTACGATCTCACTGCCGACGGCTACAGCCTCGACGACAAACGCACGCCGATTGACGCCAACGACATTCCCGACGCACTGAGGAAATGGCCGACCCGCGACGAAGGGCCGAATAGCTACCGCGTGCCGATTGAGAAGATTCGGGAGAACGACTGGAGCCTCGCCGCAGGACGTTACAAGCCCGTGACAGCGGAACCGGTGCATCACGACACCCCCCAGCGCATCGTGGCTGAAGTTCTGGCTATTGAAGCGCGCATCACAGAGAAGCTTACTCGTTTGCAGGGTATGGTAAAGTAG
- a CDS encoding Rrf2 family transcriptional regulator — protein sequence MLKISKKADYALMALQHIASVQFGDITPGRVVNTKEIAEEYNIPLELLAKVLQVLSKNGLIESHNGPKGGYLLARSARQITIAQILESIEGPLGITDCSHEKDGDFCMQREHCNIRTPLLKIQDSIYQLLNNMTLGDMMGGTPLIMIQSPSAQGVER from the coding sequence ATGCTGAAGATTTCAAAAAAAGCTGATTACGCGCTCATGGCGCTGCAGCACATTGCGTCAGTCCAATTCGGCGATATCACTCCTGGCCGCGTGGTGAATACGAAAGAAATCGCCGAGGAGTACAACATTCCCTTGGAATTGTTGGCGAAGGTCCTACAAGTTCTCTCAAAGAATGGTCTGATCGAAAGCCACAACGGTCCGAAGGGAGGCTATCTCCTGGCGCGGAGCGCCAGACAGATTACCATCGCGCAGATTCTTGAAAGCATAGAAGGCCCCTTAGGCATCACCGACTGCTCCCACGAAAAAGATGGCGACTTCTGCATGCAGCGCGAGCATTGTAACATCCGCACGCCGCTCCTGAAAATCCAAGACAGCATCTATCAGTTACTGAATAACATGACGTTGGGAGACATGATGGGGGGCACGCCTCTTATTATGATTCAGTCTCCCTCGGCACAAGGAGTCGAACGATGA
- the gltX gene encoding glutamate--tRNA ligase — MSQVRVRFAPSPTGFLHIGGVRTALFNWLFARQQQGVFILRIEDTDQSRSTDESIQAIIEGMKWVGLDWDEGPFRQTERMDLYRSHAMKLLETGQAYWCLCKAEELEARRKEAEAKGLSPRYDGRCRNLGITSPPSEAALRFKAPQEGQIVVDDLIKGSVEFDHAVVDDVIILRSNGYPTYNFSVVVDDALMGITHVVRGDDHLTNTPRQIPIFQALGFAVPRFGHLPMILGSDKTRLSKRHGATSIMAYKDMGYLPDAMINYLVRLGWSHGDQELFTRQELIEKFSWDHVQKAAAVFNPDKLLWMNAEYIKTSPSSEVAKALVPLLEQAGMQDELRTVSAEWLARLVVLVKERAKTLVDMVDWVRPYFGQEAPFEVDAAKKFLTPATAPLLQKLLTRFEAIPSFSKLVWEDSFKKLVEEEGIKMGALAQPVRVALTGRTASPGLFEVMEVLGRERTLVRLKAGIEHAKTNQA, encoded by the coding sequence ATGAGTCAGGTTCGCGTTCGGTTTGCCCCCAGTCCGACGGGGTTTCTCCATATAGGGGGAGTGCGTACAGCTCTGTTCAATTGGCTCTTTGCACGCCAGCAACAGGGTGTGTTCATTCTTCGCATCGAGGATACCGATCAAAGTCGGTCAACCGATGAATCGATTCAGGCGATCATCGAAGGTATGAAATGGGTTGGACTTGATTGGGATGAAGGGCCATTCCGCCAAACAGAGCGGATGGATCTCTATCGCAGTCATGCGATGAAACTTCTTGAGACTGGACAGGCGTACTGGTGTCTGTGCAAGGCGGAAGAGTTGGAGGCTCGGCGAAAAGAGGCCGAAGCCAAAGGACTGTCGCCTCGCTATGATGGTCGCTGCCGCAACTTAGGGATCACCAGTCCACCAAGCGAGGCCGCCCTTCGATTCAAGGCTCCACAAGAGGGGCAGATCGTCGTTGATGACCTGATCAAGGGCAGCGTCGAGTTTGACCACGCGGTCGTGGATGATGTGATCATTCTCCGGTCCAACGGGTATCCCACCTACAACTTTTCCGTGGTGGTCGACGATGCGCTGATGGGGATCACGCACGTGGTGCGGGGAGACGATCATCTGACCAACACCCCGCGCCAGATCCCCATTTTCCAAGCCCTGGGGTTTGCCGTCCCTCGCTTTGGACATTTGCCGATGATCTTAGGGTCGGACAAAACCCGGCTGTCCAAACGCCACGGGGCCACCTCAATCATGGCCTACAAAGATATGGGGTATCTTCCCGACGCGATGATCAACTATTTGGTTCGACTCGGCTGGTCCCATGGGGATCAAGAGCTCTTTACTCGTCAGGAATTGATTGAGAAGTTCTCATGGGATCATGTGCAAAAAGCAGCGGCGGTCTTCAACCCCGATAAGTTGCTGTGGATGAATGCCGAATACATCAAGACCAGTCCATCGAGCGAAGTCGCCAAGGCGCTTGTGCCACTGCTTGAACAGGCAGGCATGCAAGACGAATTGCGCACCGTGTCAGCCGAATGGCTCGCGCGATTGGTTGTGTTGGTCAAAGAACGAGCCAAAACCTTAGTCGATATGGTTGATTGGGTCAGACCCTATTTTGGGCAAGAGGCCCCGTTCGAGGTAGACGCAGCCAAGAAATTTCTCACACCAGCGACCGCACCGTTGCTTCAGAAGCTTCTGACACGATTCGAGGCGATTCCGAGCTTTTCCAAACTGGTGTGGGAAGACAGCTTCAAGAAACTCGTCGAAGAAGAAGGTATCAAGATGGGTGCGTTAGCCCAGCCAGTTCGCGTCGCCTTGACTGGACGGACGGCAAGCCCAGGGCTCTTTGAGGTCATGGAGGTTCTTGGACGCGAACGTACCCTCGTTCGGCTGAAGGCAGGAATTGAGCACGCAAAAACCAACCAGGCTTGA
- a CDS encoding restriction endonuclease subunit S, giving the protein MKRWPTKLLGEVCTVNPKLAASDAPHSDTEVTFVPMAAVDEVSGSIVRPENRRFKEVAKGYTPFGENDVLFAKITPCMQNGKAAVANNLCNGFGFGSTEFHVLRSTGSVLPRWVFAFIRQPAFRSAAEASFTGSAGQQRVPADFLKTFPIPVPPLPEQERLVRLLDEADELQKLRAQATRRTAALIPAIFQEMFGPGAPSSAAWQIATVAELAATREGAIRTGPFGSDLRHSEFVEEGIPVLGIDNVVENEFRWTKSRCIPEAKFQEMKRFVVFPDDVLVTIMGTVGRCSVAPEELPVCISTKHLCTVTLDRTKAHPRFIWGAFLHDASIKQQTRSVGKGAIMEGWNSTIIKRLRLRVPPLSLQNEFAARVSEIRAMQAEQAISRRRLDDLFHSMLHRAFQGEL; this is encoded by the coding sequence ATGAAACGTTGGCCGACAAAACTGCTGGGCGAAGTTTGCACCGTCAATCCGAAACTTGCTGCATCTGATGCTCCTCATTCTGACACCGAAGTTACATTCGTTCCGATGGCTGCCGTTGATGAAGTCAGTGGCAGCATCGTTCGACCAGAAAACCGGCGATTTAAGGAAGTTGCCAAAGGCTATACACCATTCGGAGAGAACGACGTTCTGTTTGCGAAAATCACGCCCTGCATGCAAAACGGTAAGGCAGCAGTAGCTAACAACCTTTGCAATGGTTTTGGTTTTGGTTCCACCGAGTTTCATGTCCTACGGTCAACCGGAAGTGTTTTGCCGAGATGGGTATTCGCATTCATTCGTCAGCCGGCATTTCGTTCAGCGGCGGAAGCTAGTTTTACCGGTAGCGCAGGGCAGCAGCGTGTGCCCGCTGATTTCCTAAAGACATTCCCAATCCCTGTGCCACCGCTGCCGGAGCAGGAGCGTCTGGTGAGGCTGCTGGACGAAGCGGACGAGTTACAGAAGCTGCGCGCCCAAGCCACCCGCCGCACCGCCGCCCTCATTCCCGCCATTTTCCAGGAAATGTTCGGCCCTGGCGCTCCAAGTTCAGCCGCCTGGCAGATTGCGACTGTGGCAGAACTTGCTGCGACACGCGAAGGTGCCATTCGCACTGGACCATTTGGAAGTGACCTGCGCCACTCGGAATTCGTCGAGGAGGGAATTCCCGTCCTTGGGATTGATAATGTGGTGGAGAATGAGTTCCGCTGGACGAAATCTCGGTGCATCCCGGAAGCCAAGTTCCAAGAGATGAAGAGGTTCGTCGTTTTTCCTGATGATGTCCTCGTGACAATCATGGGCACAGTTGGAAGGTGTTCCGTTGCCCCTGAAGAGCTACCAGTTTGCATCAGCACGAAGCACCTGTGCACAGTTACACTTGACCGGACAAAAGCACATCCCCGATTCATTTGGGGAGCGTTTTTGCACGACGCATCCATTAAACAACAAACCCGGTCAGTTGGAAAAGGTGCAATCATGGAAGGCTGGAACTCGACCATCATCAAACGCCTCAGATTGCGAGTTCCTCCGCTTTCTTTACAAAATGAGTTCGCTGCTCGCGTATCCGAAATCCGCGCCATGCAAGCCGAACAAGCCATTTCCCGCCGCCGCTTGGATGATCTCTTTCACTCCATGCTCCACCGTGCGTTCCAGGGAGAGTTATGA
- a CDS encoding DEAD/DEAH box helicase yields MSQPEAFSRILIDKALEFSGWDLLNPQQIQFELHTGNGRTDYLLKDSLGRVLCVLEAKREGLDPYDAKEQARGYAEKLNAPFIILSNGREHWFWNYERADQRDAYRIERLPSREDLERVRLKNLQPPHSLSSEVVTPEYLCQLKHDLTLRRYQIRAMDEIARLFDTQGLRKFLLEMATGTGKTLLCAALIRRFLMSRNAERVLFIVDRIELAKQTIEDFAVVLPEFKPVIYKTARRTGELLGSSVVIATIQSLMTDRRYREEFTPFYFDLVINDEAHRSIYGDAREVVQFFQATRIGLTATPKAYLKNVDVEKLAEENPRALEARQLRDTYHYFGCKPGFPTFRYDIIDAVKDPEGPFLCLPKIFDLRSDITTKALAESGWAVVVNEKEESFKIQDLEKKIFTPTRNRLMCEAFLKEAQKDPAGAIGKSIVFAVNQTHATNLTKIFNELQPGIALTITSRITEASVLAKEFRDGKRSERIAVSVDMLSTGYNCRDLLNVGLFRPVFSPTEYIQIKGRGTRRYTFMIGQTAYEKSCFYLLDFCAVAEYFEDQYDYSVPLKVPREKKPSAETASYAVGDGGNSVAAEGLSDSPRGGKPQRVIPTWEGIDTLVSQEVRIVGPNGEKVDVMTFRGGYERDIKEFVAQTPTLKTAVEAEDDDAIETILNERFYHRPEMYYSPDKLIVSYRVPATTPAFVYNALGRKPLPTREAIVTDTVDSIAARFNLRYSEQKWVDATAQLLAEDPTALHRFMSGDMTLFTASQFNQLGGVSALARFEDREQVFEALRQSTLVRQSLIAISPS; encoded by the coding sequence ATGAGCCAGCCTGAAGCCTTCTCCCGCATCCTCATCGACAAAGCATTAGAGTTCAGTGGATGGGATTTGCTGAACCCTCAGCAGATTCAATTCGAACTGCATACGGGGAACGGACGAACAGACTACCTGCTCAAGGATAGCCTCGGTCGGGTGCTCTGTGTACTTGAAGCGAAACGAGAAGGTCTCGATCCCTACGACGCCAAAGAGCAGGCTCGTGGTTACGCGGAAAAACTCAACGCTCCGTTTATCATCCTGTCCAATGGCCGTGAACATTGGTTTTGGAACTATGAGCGGGCCGACCAGCGCGATGCTTACCGTATTGAGCGCCTGCCTTCGAGAGAAGATCTCGAACGGGTCCGGCTTAAGAATCTTCAGCCGCCCCATTCTCTTTCAAGCGAAGTCGTCACTCCTGAGTATCTTTGCCAGCTCAAGCACGACCTCACGCTGAGGCGCTATCAGATTCGCGCCATGGATGAGATCGCCCGGCTGTTCGATACCCAAGGACTGCGGAAGTTTCTCCTCGAAATGGCCACGGGAACCGGCAAGACGCTGCTCTGCGCGGCTCTGATTCGCCGTTTTTTGATGAGCCGTAATGCCGAACGGGTGCTGTTTATTGTGGATCGCATTGAGCTGGCCAAGCAGACGATCGAAGATTTCGCGGTAGTGTTGCCCGAGTTCAAGCCGGTGATCTACAAGACTGCTCGCCGAACCGGTGAGCTGCTTGGGTCGTCCGTCGTCATTGCCACAATTCAATCACTAATGACCGATCGCCGTTACCGTGAGGAGTTCACGCCGTTTTACTTCGATCTGGTCATCAATGACGAAGCCCATCGTTCCATCTATGGCGATGCCCGCGAAGTCGTCCAATTTTTTCAGGCCACGCGCATCGGTCTTACGGCGACACCCAAGGCTTATCTCAAAAACGTCGATGTGGAAAAGTTAGCCGAGGAGAATCCCAGGGCACTGGAAGCCCGTCAGTTGCGCGACACGTACCATTATTTCGGATGCAAGCCGGGTTTTCCCACATTCCGCTACGACATTATTGATGCTGTCAAAGATCCTGAAGGCCCATTCCTCTGCCTGCCGAAGATCTTCGACCTCCGCTCGGATATCACGACTAAGGCTTTGGCCGAGTCTGGTTGGGCAGTCGTCGTCAATGAGAAAGAAGAGAGTTTTAAGATTCAAGATCTGGAAAAGAAGATTTTCACGCCGACACGGAACCGGCTGATGTGCGAAGCCTTTCTGAAGGAGGCACAGAAAGACCCGGCAGGGGCCATCGGCAAGTCCATCGTGTTTGCTGTGAACCAGACGCATGCCACGAACCTGACGAAGATCTTCAACGAGCTACAGCCCGGCATCGCCTTGACCATCACCTCACGCATCACCGAGGCATCAGTGTTGGCGAAAGAGTTTCGCGACGGGAAACGCAGCGAGCGCATTGCCGTCTCCGTGGATATGCTCTCGACTGGGTATAATTGCCGAGATCTGCTGAATGTCGGTCTCTTTCGCCCGGTCTTTTCTCCGACGGAATATATTCAGATCAAAGGCCGTGGGACCCGCCGATATACGTTCATGATCGGCCAGACTGCGTACGAAAAGTCGTGCTTCTACCTCCTCGATTTCTGCGCGGTCGCGGAATACTTCGAGGACCAATACGACTACTCGGTCCCGTTGAAGGTTCCGCGCGAAAAGAAACCTTCCGCCGAAACGGCCTCGTATGCTGTGGGCGACGGCGGCAATAGCGTGGCGGCGGAAGGCCTGTCGGATTCTCCGCGAGGGGGAAAACCGCAGCGCGTAATTCCGACCTGGGAGGGAATCGACACCCTCGTGAGTCAGGAGGTTCGGATCGTCGGGCCCAATGGCGAGAAGGTCGATGTTATGACGTTCCGTGGCGGTTATGAGCGGGATATCAAGGAATTCGTTGCGCAGACGCCCACACTCAAAACGGCAGTAGAAGCCGAGGATGATGACGCCATCGAAACTATTCTCAACGAGCGGTTCTACCATCGTCCGGAGATGTACTATTCGCCGGACAAGCTTATTGTCTCCTATAGAGTTCCGGCGACCACACCGGCATTTGTCTATAATGCCCTTGGTCGGAAGCCGTTACCGACACGGGAAGCCATCGTGACGGATACGGTTGATTCCATTGCAGCCCGGTTCAATCTCCGATACAGCGAACAAAAGTGGGTGGATGCCACGGCTCAGTTGCTGGCCGAAGATCCTACAGCGCTGCATCGATTCATGAGCGGGGATATGACGTTGTTTACTGCCAGCCAGTTTAACCAGCTTGGCGGCGTCTCTGCGCTGGCCCGCTTTGAGGATCGAGAACAAGTGTTTGAAGCCTTGCGCCAGTCCACGCTTGTCAGGCAATCATTGATCGCAATATCACCCTCATAA
- a CDS encoding IscS subfamily cysteine desulfurase, which translates to MKLPIFLDNHSTTPMDPRVLEAMLPYFVEKFGNAASRNHAFGWAAEEAVEQARKQIAKLITADAKEIVFTSGATESDNLALKGVLEMYKEKGTHIITSTTEHRAVLDTAKSLEAKGMATVTYLPVDKYGMVNPQDVQNAITDKTILISIMLANNEIGTINPIQEIGKIAKAKGILFHCDATQGVGKIPVDVQAMGIDLMSFTSHKLYGPKGVGALYVRKRNPRVRIAAQIDGGGHERGMRSGTLPVPLIVGFGKACELCEQEMVTETARLIKMRDRLQTDIMAALEESYLNGHPANRLPGNLNISFAYVEGESLLMGMKDIALSSGSACTSATLEPSYVLRALGVGTELAHSSIRFGLGRFNTDDEIDYTTKKVIEVVTKLREMSPLYEMAKEGVDLKSVQWAAH; encoded by the coding sequence ATGAAGCTTCCCATTTTCCTCGATAACCATTCCACCACGCCCATGGATCCGCGAGTGTTGGAGGCGATGCTCCCATATTTCGTGGAGAAGTTCGGCAACGCCGCCAGTCGCAACCATGCATTTGGCTGGGCCGCGGAAGAAGCAGTGGAACAGGCCCGAAAACAGATTGCAAAGCTCATTACCGCCGACGCAAAAGAAATCGTCTTCACCAGCGGTGCCACGGAATCGGACAACCTGGCGCTGAAGGGTGTCTTGGAGATGTACAAGGAGAAAGGCACCCACATCATCACATCGACCACGGAACATCGGGCCGTGCTCGATACAGCCAAATCCCTTGAAGCCAAAGGGATGGCGACCGTGACCTATTTGCCGGTCGATAAATACGGCATGGTGAATCCGCAGGACGTCCAGAATGCCATCACCGACAAGACCATCCTGATCTCGATCATGCTGGCCAATAACGAAATTGGCACGATCAATCCCATTCAAGAGATTGGCAAGATCGCAAAAGCGAAAGGCATCCTGTTTCATTGCGATGCCACGCAGGGCGTTGGCAAGATTCCCGTCGATGTCCAGGCCATGGGCATTGATCTCATGTCATTCACCTCCCACAAACTCTACGGCCCCAAGGGAGTCGGTGCCCTCTATGTTCGGAAAAGAAATCCTCGCGTTCGGATCGCAGCCCAAATAGATGGAGGCGGACATGAACGCGGCATGCGGTCCGGGACCTTGCCAGTACCGTTGATCGTCGGCTTTGGGAAAGCCTGTGAACTGTGTGAACAGGAGATGGTGACGGAAACGGCCCGGCTGATCAAGATGCGAGACCGTCTCCAGACCGATATCATGGCGGCCCTCGAAGAAAGCTATCTTAACGGCCATCCGGCAAACCGTTTGCCGGGCAACCTCAATATCTCCTTTGCCTACGTCGAAGGCGAGTCACTCCTCATGGGCATGAAAGACATCGCGCTCTCGTCCGGTTCGGCCTGCACATCGGCCACCCTGGAACCCTCGTATGTGTTGCGCGCACTCGGGGTCGGGACCGAGCTCGCTCACTCCTCGATTCGTTTCGGTTTGGGCCGTTTCAATACCGACGATGAGATTGACTATACGACCAAAAAGGTTATTGAGGTCGTCACCAAGTTGCGGGAAATGTCCCCTCTGTATGAGATGGCCAAAGAAGGCGTGGACCTGAAATCCGTTCAGTGGGCCGCGCATTAA
- a CDS encoding 2Fe-2S iron-sulfur cluster binding domain-containing protein, with amino-acid sequence MGGTNPYIEQAEYELPKTSYAVTFIHPDGRSTTVEVNPEKIPHGPTGLPGSLLDIAMGHGVDLEHVCGGVCACSTCHVIVKQGLETCNEGTDDEYDQLDEAPMTTLQSRLGCQCVPNGTKDIVVEIPAVNKNLVREGH; translated from the coding sequence ATGGGTGGCACAAATCCCTATATTGAACAGGCCGAATATGAACTTCCAAAAACTTCCTATGCCGTGACATTTATCCATCCAGATGGCAGATCCACCACGGTCGAAGTCAATCCAGAAAAGATTCCCCATGGGCCCACTGGGCTGCCGGGGAGCCTTTTAGATATCGCGATGGGACACGGAGTAGATTTGGAACATGTATGCGGCGGGGTCTGCGCCTGTTCGACCTGTCATGTGATCGTGAAGCAGGGGCTGGAGACCTGCAATGAAGGCACGGACGATGAGTACGATCAGTTGGATGAGGCTCCCATGACGACACTACAGTCTCGTCTGGGATGCCAATGCGTGCCGAATGGAACCAAGGATATCGTTGTCGAAATTCCAGCCGTGAATAAAAATCTTGTGCGGGAGGGGCATTGA
- a CDS encoding DUF433 domain-containing protein, whose product MDYKHIITIESGKRSGRSCIRRMRIAVADVLGWLASGMTHEQILSDYPELTEEDIRACLAYAADRERRLVTAAP is encoded by the coding sequence ATGGACTACAAGCACATCATCACAATCGAATCGGGCAAGCGCAGCGGACGTTCTTGTATACGTCGAATGCGCATCGCCGTTGCCGATGTGCTCGGCTGGCTGGCGTCAGGCATGACGCACGAACAAATCCTGAGCGATTACCCCGAACTTACTGAGGAAGACATTCGTGCCTGTCTGGCCTATGCCGCCGACCGTGAACGTCGGCTGGTGACCGCCGCTCCATGA
- a CDS encoding SOS response transcriptional repressor: MTPPYTERQGQFLAYLYQYSLLNGCAPSEADMQRFFQVTPPTVHQMVLTLERRGFIQRVPGQARSITLMVPPEALPPLRRPQDRVSKQRI, from the coding sequence ATGACACCGCCCTACACAGAACGGCAGGGGCAGTTTCTGGCGTATCTCTATCAGTACAGTCTACTGAACGGCTGCGCGCCGTCCGAGGCGGATATGCAACGGTTCTTTCAGGTAACCCCGCCGACCGTGCATCAGATGGTGCTTACGCTGGAGCGGCGCGGCTTCATTCAACGTGTTCCCGGCCAAGCGCGTAGCATCACCTTGATGGTTCCACCCGAGGCATTGCCTCCTTTGCGGCGTCCCCAAGACCGTGTCTCCAAGCAAAGAATCTGA
- a CDS encoding FAD-dependent oxidoreductase gives MAELTQAATVLTVSDLTPHVRQLVVKPKTRKISFQPGQWVSLKLPVGPKPPLNRAYSMADPSSPYGELTLVFDRVPGGLASDYLYGLRSGDEVPLSGPYGNFVLPHPLDQELLLIARYTGLAPMRCLLKQMFSSKIHTPILLIAVAPSEDEVLFHQEWLTMAMQYPSFRYLPLVAQNGESEAVEKTLSMLTPLVNGQPKVVPMICGTKAFVRPLRAYFIKEGYDRKDVKIETYD, from the coding sequence ATGGCGGAACTTACGCAAGCTGCCACGGTACTTACGGTCTCCGATCTCACGCCCCACGTTCGCCAACTCGTCGTCAAACCCAAGACCAGGAAGATTTCATTCCAACCGGGACAGTGGGTTTCCCTCAAACTGCCTGTGGGCCCTAAGCCGCCGCTCAACCGCGCCTACTCCATGGCCGATCCTTCGTCTCCGTATGGGGAATTAACGCTGGTATTTGATCGTGTTCCCGGTGGGCTGGCTTCCGATTATCTCTATGGGTTGCGGTCTGGAGATGAAGTTCCCCTGTCAGGCCCCTATGGGAATTTCGTCCTCCCGCATCCCCTCGATCAAGAGCTGCTACTGATTGCGCGCTACACGGGCCTTGCTCCGATGCGGTGTCTCCTCAAGCAGATGTTTTCCTCAAAAATCCACACTCCTATCTTATTGATTGCCGTGGCACCCAGCGAAGACGAGGTCTTGTTCCATCAGGAATGGCTCACGATGGCCATGCAATATCCCTCGTTCCGCTATCTTCCGCTGGTCGCTCAGAACGGGGAGTCGGAGGCTGTGGAAAAGACCTTGTCCATGCTCACGCCGCTAGTCAACGGACAGCCCAAAGTCGTTCCCATGATTTGTGGAACCAAAGCGTTCGTCCGTCCCCTGCGTGCCTACTTTATAAAGGAAGGGTACGACCGAAAGGACGTGAAGATAGAGACGTACGATTAG
- the iscU gene encoding Fe-S cluster assembly scaffold IscU, with translation MAYSDKVVDHFNNPRNMGSFKKDDADVGTGMVGAPECGDVMKLQIKVQNDTIVDAKFKTFGCGSAIASSSLATEWLKGKTIEEAQKIKNTDIVQELNLPPVKIHCSVLAEDAIKAALADYQKKTDGQPTGTK, from the coding sequence ATGGCATACAGCGATAAAGTCGTCGATCATTTCAACAATCCCCGCAACATGGGCAGCTTTAAGAAGGACGATGCCGACGTGGGTACCGGAATGGTGGGAGCCCCGGAGTGCGGTGACGTGATGAAGCTGCAGATCAAGGTCCAGAACGATACGATCGTTGATGCGAAGTTCAAGACCTTCGGTTGCGGGTCAGCGATCGCCAGCTCCAGCTTGGCCACTGAATGGCTCAAGGGGAAGACGATCGAAGAAGCCCAAAAGATCAAGAATACGGACATCGTACAGGAGTTGAATCTCCCTCCTGTAAAAATTCACTGCTCAGTTCTGGCGGAAGATGCCATCAAAGCCGCGTTGGCTGATTATCAAAAGAAGACAGACGGGCAACCAACCGGCACCAAGTAA